The following are from one region of the Amycolatopsis sp. QT-25 genome:
- a CDS encoding transglycosylase domain-containing protein has product MRKTDGLLKLIGLCVLAGVLVAGMLFPVAGAAGVLSNQASETVDKTSSDLADIPPPLVTTITDNTGKQIATLYKQFRIPTSENQINDAMKWALISVEDKRFYEHNGVDWKGTLRAAVSNTTGGDTQGASTLTQQYVKNYLINVVYRDDKPGQKRAQEQSIARKLKEARIAIQLETKLNKMQILTGYLNVVEFSREIYGVGAAANAYFNTPVEKLTVPQAALLAGLVNNPIHNDPWKNPAKATERRNLVLDRMVDNQKLAKVDAERFKAEPLGVVEGGPQKPAANCTGAGPENGFFCQYVEDYLLKNGMTKDDLYTGGYRIKTTLDERANHEAKMSAEAQVKKTQENVANTLSLVKPGKQRHEVVALAANRDYGLQEDQGQTTFALPSGVYNTAGAGSSYKVFTAAAALETGAAGINSSLPVPDFYTSHVFAGGGNRCATAPRPPAGPGGKWYCLGNATDYNPAGGAMSLQQALATSPNTAFVILEEKIGNTGPVVEMARKLGMRDTMTSNLGGGTVDPKSDNPGVNASQLQAYGPKPGWAGTGAFTLGVSPLSGLELANVGATIMSGGVWCPPTPLAGVTDRDGKPVPVKEAACEQAVPEGLANTLAVGMSRDSQPGGTSFGAASGVRWNRPVIGKTGTSQNNGAGTYLGATPQLAGAAMVFRPKGGSGGLCYLGPGNVSTRGCENMFGGKTPAQTWFGAMSKILEGQEALPLPPADPKYLGGGR; this is encoded by the coding sequence GTGCGCAAAACGGACGGTCTGCTGAAGCTCATTGGCCTTTGTGTGCTCGCGGGGGTGCTGGTCGCGGGGATGTTGTTCCCGGTGGCGGGTGCCGCGGGAGTGCTGTCGAACCAGGCGAGTGAGACCGTCGACAAGACATCTTCCGATCTCGCGGACATTCCGCCGCCCCTGGTGACGACGATCACCGACAACACCGGCAAGCAGATCGCGACGCTGTACAAGCAGTTCCGCATCCCGACGAGCGAGAACCAGATCAACGACGCCATGAAGTGGGCGCTGATCTCGGTCGAGGACAAGCGCTTCTACGAGCACAACGGGGTGGACTGGAAAGGCACGCTGCGCGCCGCGGTCAGCAACACCACCGGCGGGGACACCCAGGGCGCGTCGACGCTGACCCAGCAGTACGTCAAGAACTACCTGATCAACGTCGTCTACCGGGACGACAAGCCCGGGCAGAAGCGCGCGCAGGAACAGTCGATCGCCCGGAAGCTGAAGGAAGCCCGGATCGCGATCCAGCTGGAAACCAAGCTGAACAAGATGCAGATCCTGACCGGCTACCTGAACGTCGTCGAATTCTCGCGCGAGATCTACGGCGTCGGCGCGGCCGCGAACGCGTACTTCAACACGCCCGTCGAGAAGCTCACGGTGCCGCAGGCGGCGTTGCTGGCAGGACTGGTGAACAACCCGATCCACAACGACCCGTGGAAGAACCCGGCGAAGGCGACCGAGCGCCGCAACCTGGTGCTGGATCGCATGGTCGACAACCAGAAGCTCGCGAAGGTGGACGCGGAACGCTTCAAGGCCGAGCCGCTCGGCGTCGTCGAAGGCGGGCCGCAGAAGCCCGCGGCGAACTGCACGGGCGCCGGCCCGGAGAACGGTTTCTTCTGCCAGTACGTCGAGGACTACCTCCTCAAGAACGGCATGACGAAGGACGATCTCTACACCGGCGGCTACCGGATCAAGACCACTTTGGACGAACGGGCGAACCACGAGGCCAAGATGTCGGCCGAAGCCCAGGTCAAGAAGACGCAGGAAAACGTCGCGAACACGCTTTCGCTGGTGAAGCCGGGCAAGCAACGGCACGAAGTCGTGGCGCTGGCGGCGAACCGTGACTACGGACTTCAGGAAGATCAGGGCCAGACGACCTTCGCCTTGCCTTCAGGCGTCTACAACACCGCCGGCGCGGGCTCGTCGTACAAGGTCTTCACCGCCGCCGCGGCCTTGGAAACGGGCGCGGCCGGGATCAACAGTTCCCTTCCCGTGCCCGACTTCTACACCTCCCACGTGTTCGCCGGAGGTGGCAATCGATGCGCGACGGCTCCGCGCCCGCCTGCCGGGCCCGGTGGCAAGTGGTATTGCCTCGGCAACGCGACCGACTACAACCCGGCGGGCGGGGCCATGTCCCTGCAGCAGGCCCTGGCGACCTCACCGAACACCGCGTTCGTGATCCTCGAGGAGAAGATCGGGAACACCGGGCCGGTCGTGGAGATGGCGCGCAAGCTCGGTATGCGCGACACCATGACCAGCAACCTCGGCGGGGGCACCGTCGACCCGAAATCCGACAATCCGGGGGTCAACGCCAGTCAGCTCCAGGCCTACGGCCCGAAGCCCGGCTGGGCGGGCACGGGTGCGTTCACCCTCGGCGTGAGCCCGCTCAGCGGCCTCGAACTGGCGAACGTCGGCGCCACGATCATGAGCGGCGGCGTCTGGTGCCCGCCGACCCCGCTGGCAGGCGTCACCGATCGAGACGGGAAACCGGTGCCCGTCAAGGAAGCCGCCTGCGAGCAGGCGGTGCCCGAAGGCCTCGCCAACACCCTCGCGGTCGGCATGAGCCGGGACAGCCAGCCCGGGGGCACCTCCTTCGGCGCCGCGAGCGGCGTCAGGTGGAACCGGCCGGTGATCGGCAAGACCGGGACCTCGCAGAACAACGGCGCGGGGACCTACCTCGGGGCCACGCCGCAGCTCGCGGGCGCGGCGATGGTGTTCCGTCCGAAGGGGGGCAGTGGCGGTCTTTGCTATCTCGGCCCGGGCAACGTCTCCACTCGCGGCTGCGAAAACATGTTCGGCGGGAAGACGCCGGCGCAGACCTGGTTCGGGGCGATGTCGAAGATCCTCGAAGGCCAGGAAGCGCTGCCTCTGCCTCCGGCGGACCCGAAGTACCTGGGCGGCGGACGCTGA
- a CDS encoding methyltransferase domain-containing protein, with protein MLEGNPPRAAVSARFARQTVERAVFAQPLFGPGMGCVDVGCGAGSITLGIGTGHRKSTVDFLLGDARALPFADASVEVAFAHAVFEHLREPGAALAELRRILKPGGALALSTSDWSRARLRPKTANVDAALRGHYLLCRRAGGDPFAGRALPAAVTAAGFTDVRTKTRYRTDTTYRALATYVEERLVTALETATTPDRDQLASAARSAWSWARSGDGDFAQCWTELLATR; from the coding sequence GTGCTGGAGGGAAACCCGCCGCGCGCCGCGGTGTCCGCGCGGTTCGCGCGTCAGACGGTCGAACGGGCCGTGTTCGCGCAACCGCTGTTCGGGCCGGGGATGGGGTGCGTCGACGTCGGCTGCGGGGCCGGATCGATCACCCTCGGTATCGGCACCGGCCACAGAAAGTCCACAGTGGACTTTTTGCTGGGTGACGCGCGCGCGTTGCCCTTCGCCGACGCTTCGGTGGAGGTGGCCTTCGCGCATGCCGTCTTCGAGCACCTGCGGGAACCGGGTGCCGCGCTGGCCGAGCTCCGGCGGATTCTGAAACCCGGCGGAGCACTCGCCTTGTCCACATCGGACTGGAGCCGGGCGCGCCTGCGGCCGAAGACGGCGAACGTCGACGCCGCTCTCCGCGGGCACTATCTGTTGTGCCGCCGCGCGGGTGGCGACCCGTTCGCCGGACGCGCACTGCCCGCGGCGGTCACCGCCGCCGGTTTCACCGACGTGCGAACGAAAACCCGTTACCGCACGGACACGACGTATCGGGCGCTGGCCACATACGTGGAGGAACGGCTGGTGACGGCGCTGGAAACCGCGACGACCCCGGACCGCGACCAGCTCGCTTCGGCCGCTCGCTCGGCTTGGTCGTGGGCGCGCTCCGGCGATGGGGACTTCGCGCAATGCTGGACCGAACTCCTCGCCACCCGTTGA
- a CDS encoding WhiB family transcriptional regulator, whose product METNQSSWRIKASCRDTDPDGLFVRGAEQNRAKAVCLGCPVRTECLAEALDGRINFGIWGGMTERERRALLRRRPDVTSWADLLEAAKRSFTGIDEEEDVRVRVS is encoded by the coding sequence ATGGAAACCAACCAGTCGAGCTGGCGAATCAAGGCGTCGTGCCGCGACACCGATCCGGACGGTTTGTTCGTCCGGGGGGCGGAACAGAACCGGGCCAAGGCGGTCTGCCTCGGTTGCCCGGTCAGGACGGAATGTCTCGCCGAAGCGCTCGATGGCCGGATCAACTTCGGCATCTGGGGAGGTATGACCGAACGGGAACGGCGGGCGCTGCTGCGGCGGCGACCGGACGTGACCAGCTGGGCGGACCTGCTCGAAGCGGCGAAGCGCAGTTTCACCGGGATCGACGAAGAGGAAGACGTACGCGTCCGAGTCTCGTGA
- a CDS encoding metallophosphoesterase, with the protein MGTVALGAATLGYAIGIERRRWTLRTAELPVLAAGAKPFTILHISDLHMLPGHVSKQRWVAALDELQPDLVVNTGDNLSHQRAVPSVLRALGPLLDRPGVFIFGSNDYYAPKPKNPARYLMPKGKKKRIHGEHLPWRDLRAAFVEHGWHDLTHVRRTIEVADQYVFTAGVDDAHLRRDRYADIAGPVDTAAAVRIGVTHSPEPRVLDEFAGDGYDLVLAGHTHGGQLRLPGYGALVTNCELDRARARGASRWGAQMWLHVSAGLGTSPYAPARFACPPEASLLTLVPRGTTSANHRKAAPRTARNTVR; encoded by the coding sequence GTGGGAACCGTCGCCCTGGGAGCCGCGACCCTCGGTTACGCGATCGGAATCGAAAGGCGCCGGTGGACGCTTCGCACCGCGGAGCTCCCGGTCCTCGCGGCAGGGGCGAAGCCCTTCACGATCCTCCACATCTCGGACCTGCACATGCTGCCCGGGCACGTGAGCAAGCAACGCTGGGTAGCAGCACTCGACGAACTCCAACCGGACCTCGTCGTCAACACCGGTGACAACCTGTCACATCAGCGGGCCGTTCCGTCCGTGCTGCGCGCGCTCGGCCCCCTGCTCGACCGGCCCGGCGTGTTCATCTTCGGCAGCAACGACTACTACGCTCCGAAGCCGAAGAACCCCGCGCGCTATCTCATGCCGAAGGGCAAGAAGAAGCGGATCCACGGAGAGCACCTGCCGTGGCGCGACCTCCGCGCGGCCTTCGTCGAACACGGCTGGCACGACCTCACCCACGTCCGCCGCACCATCGAGGTCGCCGACCAGTACGTGTTCACCGCCGGCGTCGACGACGCCCACCTTCGCCGCGACCGCTACGCCGACATCGCCGGACCGGTGGACACCGCGGCCGCCGTCCGGATCGGCGTCACGCACTCGCCGGAGCCCCGCGTGCTCGACGAGTTCGCGGGCGACGGTTACGACCTCGTCCTCGCCGGGCACACGCACGGCGGGCAGCTCCGGCTCCCCGGGTACGGCGCGCTCGTCACCAACTGCGAACTCGACCGCGCCCGCGCCCGCGGCGCGTCCCGCTGGGGTGCCCAGATGTGGCTCCACGTCTCCGCCGGACTGGGCACCTCGCCGTACGCCCCCGCCCGCTTCGCGTGCCCGCCCGAGGCGAGCCTGCTGACCCTCGTGCCACGGGGCACGACCAGCGCGAACCACCGGAAAGCAGCCCCCCGCACAGCCCGAAACACCGTCCGCTAA
- a CDS encoding ArsA family ATPase, translated as MSDVLEVDKLIDDPESRVIVCCGSGGVGKTTTAAALALRAAERGRQTVVLTIDPARRLAQALGLRELGNHPKQVQVEGFEPKGELWAMMLDMRRTFDDMVRVHAGPERAEQLLQNPFYQTISTSFSGTQEYMAMEKLGQLAATDEWDLIIVDTPPSRSALDFLDAPTRLSSALDGRMIRLLTGPAKAGGWGLRKVVNAGFSMFAKAVSTIIGGQLLTDASAFMQAFDSMFGGFRERARKTAELLRSGGTSFLVVAAPEPDALREASYFVERLSAESMPLAGLVANRTHPVLAPLSGAEAIAAAEQLAKGEADAPLAEAVLRLHADRVALADRETRLLARFTRAHPEVPLVRVPALPSDVHDLEGLRDIGVRLATQSRLS; from the coding sequence ATGTCGGACGTCTTGGAGGTCGACAAGCTCATCGACGATCCGGAGAGCCGGGTCATCGTGTGCTGTGGCTCCGGCGGGGTCGGCAAGACGACCACCGCGGCGGCGCTGGCGTTGCGCGCGGCCGAACGCGGGCGGCAGACGGTGGTGCTCACCATCGACCCGGCGCGGCGGCTGGCGCAGGCGCTCGGCCTGCGTGAACTGGGCAATCACCCGAAGCAGGTGCAGGTCGAGGGCTTCGAGCCCAAGGGCGAACTCTGGGCGATGATGCTCGACATGCGCCGCACCTTCGACGACATGGTGCGCGTGCACGCCGGCCCGGAACGTGCCGAGCAGCTCCTGCAAAACCCCTTCTACCAGACCATTTCCACGTCGTTCTCCGGTACGCAGGAGTACATGGCGATGGAGAAGCTGGGGCAGCTCGCGGCCACCGACGAATGGGATCTGATCATCGTCGACACCCCGCCGAGCCGGTCCGCGCTGGACTTCCTCGACGCGCCGACCCGGCTTTCCAGCGCGCTCGACGGCCGGATGATCCGGCTGCTCACCGGGCCCGCGAAGGCCGGCGGCTGGGGTCTGCGCAAGGTGGTCAACGCCGGGTTCTCGATGTTCGCGAAGGCCGTCTCGACGATCATCGGCGGCCAACTGCTGACCGACGCTTCGGCGTTCATGCAGGCCTTCGACAGCATGTTCGGCGGCTTCCGCGAACGCGCGCGCAAGACCGCCGAGCTGCTGCGGTCCGGCGGGACGTCGTTCCTCGTGGTGGCCGCGCCGGAGCCGGACGCGCTGCGCGAGGCGTCCTACTTCGTGGAGCGGCTTTCGGCGGAGAGCATGCCGCTGGCCGGACTGGTCGCGAACCGGACGCATCCGGTGCTGGCCCCGTTGTCCGGCGCGGAGGCCATCGCGGCCGCCGAGCAGCTCGCGAAGGGCGAGGCCGACGCGCCGCTGGCCGAAGCCGTCCTCCGCCTGCACGCGGACCGGGTCGCGCTGGCCGATCGAGAGACGCGGCTGCTCGCCAGGTTCACGCGGGCGCATCCCGAGGTCCCGCTGGTGCGGGTGCCCGCGCTCCCCAGTGACGTGCACGATCTCGAAGGCCTGCGCGACATCGGCGTTCGCCTCGCCACCCAGTCCCGACTTTCGTGA
- a CDS encoding ArsA-related P-loop ATPase — MSTSLAGWTDELARARLHFVTGKGGTGKTTLAASLGLALAKGGRRVLLIEVEGRQGIAQLFDTEPLPYAEQRIAAVPGGGELRALHIDVEAALLEYFEMFYNLGFAGRTLRRMGAIEFATTLAPGLRDVLLTGKIKECVGRTESDGRHTYDAVVVDSPPTGRVVKFLDVTKALTDLAKTGPIRGQADGVVRLLHSGETAVHLVTLLEEMPVRETVEAVAELDGADLRPGAVLVNRVRPPRLPARSVTAAADGRVDASRVRAGLASAGLNLPEGTLDALVEETVEHAVRVAAEQRAREQLAEADLPGLELPDLTDGVDVAALYELAEALTEQGVR; from the coding sequence GTGAGCACATCCCTTGCCGGCTGGACCGACGAACTCGCGAGAGCCAGGCTGCATTTCGTCACCGGTAAGGGCGGGACGGGCAAGACCACGCTCGCCGCCTCGCTGGGCCTCGCCCTGGCCAAGGGCGGGCGCCGCGTCCTGCTGATCGAGGTGGAAGGCCGCCAGGGTATCGCCCAGCTCTTCGACACCGAGCCGCTGCCGTACGCCGAGCAGCGCATCGCGGCCGTCCCCGGCGGCGGCGAACTGCGGGCCCTGCACATCGACGTCGAGGCCGCCCTCCTCGAATACTTCGAGATGTTCTACAACCTCGGTTTCGCGGGGCGGACGCTGCGGCGGATGGGCGCGATCGAGTTCGCGACCACGCTCGCGCCGGGGCTGCGCGACGTCCTGCTCACCGGGAAGATCAAGGAATGCGTCGGCCGGACCGAATCGGACGGCCGCCACACCTACGACGCCGTCGTCGTCGACTCGCCGCCCACCGGCCGGGTCGTGAAGTTCCTCGACGTCACCAAGGCGCTGACCGATCTCGCCAAGACCGGCCCGATCCGCGGCCAGGCCGACGGCGTCGTCCGGCTGCTGCACTCCGGTGAGACCGCCGTCCACCTGGTGACGCTGCTGGAAGAGATGCCGGTGCGGGAGACCGTCGAAGCGGTCGCCGAACTCGACGGCGCGGATCTGCGTCCCGGCGCGGTGCTGGTCAACCGGGTCCGTCCGCCGCGGCTGCCCGCCCGCTCGGTGACAGCCGCCGCGGACGGCCGCGTCGACGCTTCGCGCGTCCGTGCCGGGCTCGCGTCGGCCGGGCTGAACCTGCCTGAGGGCACCCTCGACGCGCTGGTCGAAGAGACCGTCGAGCACGCCGTACGGGTCGCGGCCGAACAACGCGCCCGCGAGCAACTGGCCGAGGCGGACCTGCCGGGCCTCGAGCTGCCGGACCTGACCGACGGGGTCGACGTCGCGGCGCTCTACGAACTCGCCGAAGCGCTGACCGAGCAGGGGGTGCGCTGA